In a single window of the Prinia subflava isolate CZ2003 ecotype Zambia chromosome 3, Cam_Psub_1.2, whole genome shotgun sequence genome:
- the PTMS gene encoding parathymosin — MSEKRAEEAPAELSAKERKEKKEKLDEKAVHKEKKKEIVEDEENGADEDDEENPDDVDDEEGGDEDEEADENGQEQDGHAEKRSAEEEDEVDPKRQKTENGSSA; from the exons ATGTCGGAAAAACGCGCCGAGGAGGCACCGGCGGAGCTGAGCGCTAAG gaaaggaaagagaagaaggaaaagctcGACGAGAAGGCAGTccacaaagaaaagaagaaggagaTAGTAGAG GATGAGGAGAACGGAGCTGACGAGGATGATGAAGAGAATCCCGATGATGTGGATGATGAAGAAGGTGGTGATGAGGATGAAG AAGCAGATGAGAATGGGCAAGAGCAGGATGGCCACGCAGAGAAACgatctgcagaggaggag GATGAAGTGGATCCAAAGagacagaagacagaaaacGGCTCTTCAGCTTGA
- the MLF2 gene encoding myeloid leukemia factor 2 yields the protein MFRLMRDGEPEDPMFAMDPFAIHRQHMNRMLSGSFGFGPLLGITDGSTPGARQPGRRMQAGAVSPFGMLGMAGGFIDMFGMMNDMIGNMEHMTSGANCQTFTSSTVISYSNLGDGPKVYQETSEMRSAPGGIRETRRTVRDSDSGLEQMSIGHHIRERAHIMQRSRNHRTGDQEERQDYINMDESDAAAFDDEWRRETSRFRPQRGLEYRRHEGSGGRRAEGTRLAIQGPEDSPSRQSRRYDW from the exons ATGTTCCGGCTGATGAGGGATGGCGAGCCCGAGGACCCCATGTTCGCCAT GGATCCCTTTGCCATCCACCGGCAGCACATGAACCGCATGCTGTCGGGGAGCTTCGGGTTCGGGCCGCTCCTTGGCATCACGGATGGGAGCACGCCTGGGGCTCGCCAGCCTGGCCGCAGGATGCAG gcaggagctgtttcACCCTTTGGGATGCTCGGCATG GCAGGTGGCTTTATAGATATGTTTGGGATGATGAACGACATGATTGGAAACATG GAGCATATGACAAGTGGTGCTAACTGCCAGACATTTACCTCCTCCACCGTCATCTCCTACTCCAACCTGGGCGACGGGCCCAAAGTCTACCAGGAGACCTCAGAGATGCGTTCAGCACCTGGCGGG ATCCGTGAGACGAGGCGAACCGTAAGGGACTCGGACAGCGGCTTGGAACAGATGTCGATTGGACACCACATCAGGGAGAGGGCCCACATCATGCAGCGGTCCCGGAACCATCGCACAGGTGAccaggaggagaggcaggactACATCAACATGGATGAAA GCGACGCGGCCGCGTTCGACGACGAGTGGCGGCGAGAGACGTCCCGGTTCCGGCCGCAGCGGGGCCTGGAGTACCGGCGCCACGAGGGCAGCGGCGGCCGGCGCGCCGAGGGCACCCGGCTGGCGATCCAGGGCCCTGAGGATTCTCCCTCCAGACAGTCCCGCCGCTATGACTGGTGA
- the COPS7A gene encoding COP9 signalosome complex subunit 7a yields MAAEGKVTGQSQEQFLLLAKAARGAALASLIHQVLEAPGIYVFGELLDMPAVRELADSEFSPVFRLLTIFAYGTYADYLAEAANLPPLTEAQKNKLRHLSVVTLAAKIKCIPYSVLLEQLQLKNVRQLEDLVIEAVYADVLRGSLDQRNQRLEVDYSIGRDIRREELSTITRTLQEWCQGCEVVLSGIEEQVSRANQHKEQQLALKQQIESEVANLKKTIKVTTAAAAAATSQDPEQHLTELREPAPGTNQRQASKKTSKAKGLRGSAKIWSKSN; encoded by the exons aTGGCGGCCGAGGGGAAGGTGAcggggcagagccaggagcagttcctgctgctggccaaggcagCCCGCGGCGCCGCGCTCGCCAGCCTGATCCACCAGGTGCTGGAGGCCCCGGGCATCTACGTGTTCGGGGAGCTGCTGGACATGCCCGCCGTCCGCGAG CTGGCCGACAGCGAGTTCTCCCCCGTGTTCCGCCTCCTCACCATCTTCGCCTACGGCACCTACGCGGACTACCTGG CTGAAGCAGCAAACCTCCCTCCCTTGACAGAGGCCCAGAAGAACAAATTGAGGCACCTGTCAGTCGTCACCCTGGCTGCCAAGATCAAG TGCATCCCCTACTCAGTGCTGTTGGAGCAGTTACAGCTAAAGAATGTCCGGCAGCTGGAGGACCTGGTGATTGAGGCCGTGTATGCAGATGTGCTGCGAGGGAGCTTGGATCAACGGAACCAGCGCCTGGAGGTGGATTACAGCATTGGGAGGGACATCCGGAGGGAGGAGCTTAGCACCATCACCCGCACATTGCAGGAGTG GTGCCAGGGCTGCGAGGTTGTCCTGTCGGGCATCGAAGAGCAGGTCAGCCGCGCCAACCAgcacaaggagcagcagctggcccTGAAGCAGCAGATCGAGAGCGAG GTGGCAAACCTGAAGAAGACCATTAAAGTGACAACAGCAGCCGCTGCGGCAGCCACGTCCCAAGACCCAGAGCAGCACCTCACAGAGCTCCGggagccagcccctggcaccaACCAGCGCCAGGCGAGCAAGAAAACCTCCAAAGCCAAAGG GCTCCGGGGCAGCGCGAAGATTTGGTCTAAATCAAACTAG